Proteins from a single region of Chryseomicrobium sp. FSL W7-1435:
- a CDS encoding KinB-signaling pathway activation protein: protein MTIRNWFKFFVRAMLIGGLVTGVLGLFIRWDDAFAQYFHAGEWGEFTAAFVFMIVMGFTVSVIAQMGFFAYLTIHQMGVNIFKSLTLWNWVQILLIIIVIADLIIFRFRPGSASSSQLILYLGLLLVLIGTSATVAIIKARLTKKHALISALFFMIVISTLEWLPVLMVRAEGVDSWVTLLLFPILAVNAFQLLALPKYNKQSEIDLAKREERRKARKQQAAQQ, encoded by the coding sequence GTGACTATACGAAATTGGTTTAAATTTTTTGTACGCGCGATGCTCATCGGTGGACTTGTCACAGGTGTGCTCGGCTTATTTATACGATGGGACGATGCTTTCGCTCAATACTTCCACGCAGGGGAGTGGGGAGAGTTTACAGCAGCATTCGTCTTCATGATCGTCATGGGATTCACAGTTAGTGTCATTGCACAAATGGGTTTCTTTGCGTATTTAACGATTCACCAGATGGGCGTCAATATCTTTAAGAGCTTAACGCTTTGGAACTGGGTGCAGATCTTACTCATTATCATTGTCATTGCCGACTTGATTATTTTCCGTTTCCGTCCAGGCTCAGCATCTTCATCGCAATTAATACTATATCTTGGGTTACTACTGGTGTTGATTGGGACTTCTGCAACAGTGGCCATCATTAAAGCGCGATTAACGAAAAAGCATGCATTGATTTCCGCTTTATTCTTTATGATTGTCATTTCGACTTTAGAATGGTTGCCGGTATTGATGGTACGAGCGGAAGGGGTAGACAGCTGGGTAACCTTACTGTTATTCCCGATACTTGCCGTCAATGCATTCCAACTACTAGCTTTACCAAAGTACAACAAGCAATCTGAAATTGACCTTGCGAAGCGTGAAGAACGACGCAAAGCACGGAAGCAGCAGGCCGCTCAACAATAA
- the gerD gene encoding spore germination lipoprotein GerD: MRVWLLLACTCLLVACSPFEQKSTYDDTKKMVIDALQTEEGKKALRDTLGDPTFQKMLVLEQDVVQQSVEKTLLSEEGKIFWEHSMQDPKFMESMAKSMTDQQKELMKQLMADPTYMKGWEEFWQQPEQQQELEKLLKSSSLREEMKKVVEETIQNPVWKAYWQELVMNAAEAGKGTGEQGEAGSPPGGNQGGGTGGGAGGGAGGADSSGGSSGQ; the protein is encoded by the coding sequence ATGAGAGTTTGGCTGCTTCTCGCTTGTACCTGTCTTCTAGTAGCATGCTCACCTTTTGAGCAAAAGTCGACTTATGATGATACTAAAAAAATGGTGATTGATGCACTTCAGACAGAAGAGGGGAAAAAGGCATTGCGGGATACACTTGGAGATCCTACATTTCAGAAGATGCTCGTCCTTGAGCAAGATGTAGTGCAACAGTCGGTGGAGAAAACTCTTCTTAGCGAAGAAGGAAAGATTTTTTGGGAACATTCCATGCAAGACCCGAAGTTTATGGAATCGATGGCAAAGAGTATGACCGACCAACAAAAAGAACTCATGAAGCAATTGATGGCTGACCCGACCTATATGAAAGGTTGGGAAGAATTTTGGCAACAACCTGAGCAACAACAAGAACTTGAAAAGCTTTTAAAGTCGAGCAGTCTTCGGGAAGAAATGAAGAAGGTTGTTGAAGAAACGATTCAAAATCCAGTGTGGAAAGCCTATTGGCAAGAGCTTGTCATGAATGCCGCTGAGGCGGGTAAAGGCACGGGTGAACAGGGTGAAGCAGGTTCTCCACCTGGTGGTAACCAAGGAGGCGGAACTGGTGGTGGTGCTGGTGGCGGCGCTGGCGGTGCTGATAGTTCAGGCGGAAGTAGTGGTCAATAA
- a CDS encoding Mrp/NBP35 family ATP-binding protein: MLTEQEVRALLGKLEDPFLHKTLEETNGILSVKIKEDKNYVSVKVAIAKTNTAEQMQLQTKVVDTLKSAGVATVGIRFEELPKEALEQFRGQLGAAAESLTSPATSVKIISIASGKGGVGKSTVSVNLAVALARLGKKVGLVDADIYGFSVPDMMGIRENPQIKEDRIIPVERKGVKVISMGFFVENNAPVVWRGPMLGKVLDQFFKDVEWGELDFLLLDLPPGTGDVALDIHQMLPASKEIVVTTPHPTAAFVAARAGAMALQTDHEVIGVIENMAWYESKSTGEREMVFGKGGGPKLAEELRTELLGQIPLGQPDWSSEDFAPSVYEESHPTGKLYNEIAQLVIERA, encoded by the coding sequence ATGCTAACTGAACAAGAGGTACGGGCTCTTCTTGGAAAACTCGAAGATCCGTTTCTACATAAAACACTCGAAGAAACAAACGGGATTCTCTCCGTCAAAATTAAAGAAGATAAGAACTACGTAAGTGTCAAAGTAGCTATTGCAAAAACAAATACGGCAGAACAAATGCAACTTCAAACAAAAGTTGTTGATACGCTAAAAAGTGCTGGGGTTGCTACAGTTGGGATTCGTTTTGAAGAGCTTCCAAAAGAAGCACTTGAACAATTCCGTGGCCAACTTGGCGCAGCAGCAGAAAGCCTTACTTCTCCAGCAACAAGCGTGAAAATCATTTCGATTGCTTCGGGTAAAGGTGGAGTAGGGAAATCAACTGTTTCCGTCAACCTCGCAGTAGCACTGGCTCGTCTAGGGAAGAAAGTCGGCCTTGTGGATGCGGATATTTATGGTTTCAGCGTGCCTGACATGATGGGCATTCGCGAAAATCCGCAGATCAAAGAAGATCGCATCATTCCTGTAGAACGCAAAGGCGTGAAAGTTATCTCCATGGGCTTCTTCGTGGAAAACAACGCACCTGTCGTTTGGCGTGGACCAATGTTAGGTAAAGTTCTCGACCAATTTTTCAAAGATGTTGAATGGGGAGAACTAGACTTCCTTCTATTAGATCTTCCACCGGGAACAGGGGACGTTGCATTAGACATCCACCAAATGCTTCCGGCTTCAAAAGAAATCGTCGTAACAACACCTCACCCAACTGCGGCATTTGTAGCAGCGCGTGCAGGGGCTATGGCGCTTCAAACTGACCACGAAGTCATCGGCGTCATCGAAAACATGGCGTGGTATGAATCGAAATCGACTGGCGAGCGGGAGATGGTCTTTGGTAAAGGTGGCGGACCTAAACTTGCAGAAGAACTTCGCACAGAACTGCTTGGGCAGATTCCACTTGGACAACCGGACTGGAGTAGCGAAGATTTCGCACCGTCTGTTTATGAAGAGTCGCATCCAACAGGCAAACTCTACAACGAAATCGCACAACTTGTAATCGAACGCGCATAA
- a CDS encoding N-acetylmuramoyl-L-alanine amidase, with protein MKKRWVLLGVIIVAGIWAWSQQANGMMRGFGPDALEGKVIVLDPGHGGVDGGASHGEIVESDITLQLVQEVKRQLEKRDAKVILTRSTEADAIEEANPQEDFPTVRARKRADLLYREQKMNQAKADAILSVHVNAVPQSKWRGAQVFFHEEGEVDGKPLAKAIQQTLRESLQNTDREAMGIRQIYLLKKANAPSVLVETGFISNDEERELLQSKEYQQKIAQGIVEGLEQFFQSQAQPSPTPEGYAILVDD; from the coding sequence ATGAAAAAGAGATGGGTGCTGCTAGGCGTCATCATCGTCGCAGGAATCTGGGCATGGTCGCAGCAAGCAAATGGGATGATGAGGGGCTTCGGGCCAGATGCGCTGGAGGGCAAGGTGATTGTGTTGGATCCGGGACACGGGGGAGTCGATGGAGGAGCTAGCCATGGTGAGATTGTAGAAAGCGATATCACTTTACAATTAGTGCAGGAAGTCAAACGCCAGCTCGAGAAGCGGGATGCCAAAGTGATCTTGACGCGAAGTACAGAAGCGGATGCTATTGAAGAAGCCAATCCACAAGAAGACTTCCCGACAGTTCGTGCCCGGAAACGCGCAGACCTTTTGTACCGTGAACAGAAAATGAATCAAGCTAAAGCAGATGCTATTTTGAGTGTCCACGTCAACGCGGTGCCCCAGTCGAAGTGGCGAGGAGCCCAAGTGTTCTTTCATGAAGAAGGGGAAGTGGATGGGAAGCCGCTCGCCAAAGCCATTCAACAAACACTTCGAGAGTCCCTTCAAAACACTGATCGTGAAGCGATGGGTATTCGCCAAATCTATCTTTTGAAGAAAGCCAATGCTCCTTCCGTTTTAGTCGAAACAGGATTTATTAGCAATGATGAAGAACGAGAATTGCTACAATCCAAGGAATATCAACAAAAAATTGCACAAGGTATTGTAGAGGGGTTAGAGCAGTTTTTTCAGTCGCAAGCACAGCCGTCCCCTACTCCTGAAGGGTATGCTATACTAGTAGACGACTAG
- a CDS encoding NERD domain-containing protein, translating to MYTLSPKCYSTKKGGIAIELYYNDTSLQDLEIFYARIPSTHPQKSYVDSQLMNIKTGGRGESKVLRALEEVVFDKSTLLIRNFVAQVHSKRVIQIDYLLLTRKYLLLIEVKNIAGHVKFCSHPSQIIRTLPDKTPQAFDCPFVQLDRNLDGLQKLFQNFRLPIYTCIVWANPTTTFELPFLPPHSFLTRKKLPLYIQQLQNLPVFLSEGDYLSVKEKLLLKTKEFKEKSYCSRYQVDEKDLLQGLYCPECHTALKKSIRTWICSTCKIRASHLVSLNILSQFSIRNSHLSIAEIKKHLPELELRTIRKFLLNEGFKVNGYTKSQKYSKES from the coding sequence ATGTACACACTTTCACCCAAATGCTATTCTACTAAAAAAGGAGGAATAGCTATCGAACTTTATTACAACGACACTTCACTTCAAGACCTCGAAATTTTCTATGCTCGTATCCCTTCTACACATCCTCAAAAAAGTTATGTAGACTCTCAACTCATGAACATTAAAACAGGAGGACGCGGTGAATCAAAAGTGCTCCGTGCGCTCGAGGAAGTAGTTTTCGACAAATCAACACTACTTATCCGTAATTTCGTGGCACAAGTTCACTCGAAACGAGTCATTCAAATCGATTATCTCTTACTCACCAGAAAATATTTGCTGCTAATTGAAGTGAAGAATATTGCTGGACATGTTAAATTTTGTTCTCATCCTTCCCAAATCATTCGAACTCTACCTGATAAAACACCTCAAGCTTTTGATTGCCCCTTTGTTCAACTTGATCGAAACCTGGATGGTCTCCAAAAGCTATTCCAAAATTTTCGGCTGCCTATCTACACTTGCATTGTTTGGGCGAATCCAACAACTACATTTGAACTTCCTTTTCTACCACCGCATTCATTTCTTACACGCAAAAAATTGCCTCTATACATTCAGCAATTACAAAACCTTCCTGTTTTCCTATCAGAAGGGGATTATTTGAGCGTTAAAGAAAAGCTTCTTCTAAAAACAAAAGAGTTTAAAGAAAAATCATATTGTTCGAGATATCAGGTGGATGAGAAAGACTTGTTGCAAGGGCTTTATTGTCCGGAATGTCATACTGCACTAAAAAAGTCTATCCGAACTTGGATTTGTAGTACGTGTAAAATTCGAGCGAGCCACTTAGTTTCTCTCAACATCCTCAGTCAATTCAGTATTCGTAATTCGCATTTATCTATCGCAGAAATCAAAAAACACCTACCAGAACTTGAATTAAGAACAATTCGTAAGTTCCTTTTAAACGAAGGATTTAAAGTTAATGGATATACGAAATCTCAAAAATACTCTAAAGAATCGTAA
- the rpsI gene encoding 30S ribosomal protein S9, with product MAQVQYIGTGRRKSSVARVRLVPGAGKIIINKREVADYVPYETLEQIIKQPLVTTETLGSYDVHVNVNGGGFTGQAGAIRHGIARALLTVDPDFRGKLKSAGFLTRDPRMKERKKPGLKGARRAPQFSKR from the coding sequence TTGGCACAAGTTCAATATATCGGCACAGGCCGTCGTAAAAGCTCAGTAGCTCGCGTACGTTTAGTACCAGGCGCTGGCAAAATCATCATCAACAAACGTGAAGTAGCGGACTACGTTCCATACGAAACGCTTGAGCAAATTATCAAACAACCACTTGTAACTACTGAAACTCTTGGTAGCTACGATGTTCACGTAAACGTAAACGGTGGAGGATTCACTGGTCAAGCTGGTGCTATCCGTCACGGTATCGCACGTGCATTACTTACAGTAGACCCAGACTTCCGCGGGAAGTTAAAATCTGCTGGATTCTTAACGCGTGACCCACGTATGAAAGAGCGTAAAAAGCCAGGTCTTAAAGGCGCTCGTCGTGCACCTCAGTTCTCAAAACGTTAA
- the rplM gene encoding 50S ribosomal protein L13 — protein MRTTFMAKGHEVERKWLVVDAEGQTLGRLASEVASILRGKNKPTFTPNVDTGDHVIIINAEKIELTGNKLQNKIYYRHTQYTGGLKQRTALEMRTKYPTQMLELAIKGMLPKNSLGRQMFRKLHVYAGAEHQHAAQQPEAYELRG, from the coding sequence ATGCGTACAACATTCATGGCTAAAGGTCACGAAGTAGAGCGTAAATGGTTAGTTGTTGACGCTGAAGGCCAAACACTTGGTCGTCTAGCTTCAGAAGTAGCTTCTATCTTACGTGGTAAAAACAAACCAACATTCACACCAAACGTCGACACAGGTGATCACGTGATCATCATCAACGCTGAAAAGATCGAATTAACAGGTAACAAATTGCAAAACAAAATCTACTACCGTCACACACAATACACGGGTGGATTAAAGCAACGTACAGCTCTTGAGATGCGTACTAAGTACCCAACTCAAATGCTTGAATTAGCAATCAAAGGAATGCTTCCTAAAAACTCTTTAGGTCGTCAAATGTTCCGTAAGCTTCACGTATACGCTGGAGCAGAGCACCAACATGCAGCACAACAACCAGAAGCATACGAGCTTCGCGGATAA
- the truA gene encoding tRNA pseudouridine(38-40) synthase TruA, with product MRLRAVISYDGSSFSGYQVQPNGRTVQEEIEKVLMTMHKGVFTRVVASGRTDTGVHATGQVIHFDSDLTISPYGWVRGLNAQLPGDIRFLHIEQAADDFHARFDVKWKTYRYKWTLEDIPMPFERHMVSFIPGRQPDVTRMHQAAQQLLGEHDFRSFSAANTSIQDFVRTIYDIQLEQHGHQLHLVITGNGFLYNMVRIIAGTLWEVGTGKLDPSKMSQIISAKDRGRAGRTAPPQGLYLEKVGYEDL from the coding sequence ATGCGATTACGTGCAGTGATCAGTTATGACGGAAGTAGTTTCTCTGGCTACCAGGTGCAACCCAACGGGCGTACGGTGCAAGAAGAGATAGAAAAAGTTTTAATGACTATGCATAAAGGTGTTTTTACACGTGTTGTAGCAAGTGGTCGGACAGATACCGGCGTCCATGCAACGGGGCAAGTGATTCATTTCGATAGCGACTTGACCATTTCCCCTTATGGCTGGGTGCGAGGGCTGAATGCACAGTTGCCTGGAGACATCCGTTTCTTGCACATCGAACAAGCTGCAGATGACTTTCATGCACGGTTTGATGTGAAGTGGAAGACCTATCGGTACAAATGGACGCTAGAAGACATCCCTATGCCTTTTGAGCGTCACATGGTATCCTTTATCCCCGGAAGGCAGCCGGACGTCACACGCATGCATCAAGCGGCTCAGCAGCTACTTGGCGAACATGATTTCCGAAGCTTTAGCGCGGCAAACACCAGCATTCAAGATTTTGTACGAACGATTTATGATATCCAACTAGAACAGCACGGCCACCAATTGCACTTAGTCATCACAGGCAACGGATTTTTGTACAATATGGTGCGTATCATTGCGGGCACATTGTGGGAAGTTGGGACCGGCAAGCTCGATCCTTCTAAGATGTCACAAATTATCTCAGCAAAGGACAGAGGTCGAGCTGGGAGAACGGCTCCGCCACAGGGGTTGTATCTTGAAAAAGTAGGCTATGAAGACTTGTAG
- a CDS encoding energy-coupling factor transporter transmembrane protein EcfT has protein sequence MLEKMIFGRYIPGDSIVHRIDARAKLIFVFLFIAIVFLANSWITYGLLILFTFLIVKLSGIRFYFIVMGLKPILFLLIFTFLLHTFFTKEGTVLLDLGFTEIYTGGVIQGVFIAIRFFVLVVMTTILTLSTTPISITDALELLLNPFKKIKLPVHELALMMSISLRFIPTLMDETDKIMKAQMARGSDMTTGPFKERLKAVVPLLIPLFVSAFKRAEDLATAMEVRGYRGGEGRTRYRQLDWRFRDTGAILLLIVLAVVLLLLRN, from the coding sequence ATGCTTGAGAAAATGATATTTGGTCGTTACATCCCTGGGGATTCGATCGTCCACCGCATTGATGCGCGGGCAAAACTGATTTTTGTATTCCTATTCATTGCTATCGTATTTCTAGCCAACAGTTGGATTACCTATGGCTTGCTGATTCTCTTTACATTTTTAATTGTAAAGTTGTCAGGTATACGTTTCTACTTCATAGTGATGGGATTAAAACCGATTCTGTTCTTATTAATTTTCACCTTCTTGTTGCACACGTTCTTCACAAAAGAAGGTACGGTGTTACTGGATCTTGGATTCACTGAAATTTACACAGGTGGTGTCATTCAAGGTGTATTCATCGCCATTCGTTTCTTTGTACTTGTGGTGATGACGACCATCCTCACGTTGTCGACAACGCCGATTTCTATCACAGACGCACTTGAGTTATTGCTGAATCCGTTCAAGAAAATCAAACTGCCTGTGCATGAACTTGCTTTGATGATGTCAATTTCATTACGTTTCATTCCTACGCTAATGGATGAGACGGATAAAATTATGAAAGCGCAGATGGCCCGTGGCTCTGATATGACGACAGGACCTTTCAAAGAGCGTCTGAAGGCCGTTGTCCCGCTTTTGATCCCTTTGTTCGTCAGTGCCTTTAAGCGAGCAGAAGATTTGGCTACTGCGATGGAAGTGCGCGGGTACCGCGGAGGGGAAGGTCGAACTCGTTACCGTCAGCTAGATTGGCGATTCCGAGATACGGGCGCTATCCTACTACTCATCGTGCTAGCAGTCGTACTTCTGCTGCTGCGAAATTAG
- a CDS encoding energy-coupling factor ABC transporter ATP-binding protein translates to MDIKLQKVSYAYAAGTPFEKRALHEVDLTIPSGSYQAIIGHTGSGKSTILQHLNAILKPTAGTVMIGEKVIEAGVKPKELKSVRSRVGIVFQFPEHQLFEETVEKDIMFGPMNFGVAEEEARRRAHELVGLLGLPENTLHKSPFDLSGGQMRRVAIAGVLAMDPDVLVLDEPTAGLDPRGRKEIMNLFARLHHEKNLTTVLVTHSMEDAARYADRIAIMHSGRCVVEGTPQEVFTQDELLHDFRLELPQSVKLQRKVEAMTGHTFPTLYLTEETLAEALAAYFDQGKEGLPDA, encoded by the coding sequence ATGGACATTAAACTCCAAAAAGTAAGTTATGCCTATGCAGCGGGAACACCTTTTGAAAAGCGAGCTCTTCATGAAGTGGACCTAACCATTCCTTCTGGAAGCTACCAAGCGATTATCGGCCACACAGGTTCGGGAAAATCAACGATTCTTCAGCACTTGAATGCTATTTTAAAACCAACAGCAGGGACAGTGATGATTGGTGAAAAAGTGATCGAGGCAGGCGTCAAACCAAAAGAATTAAAGTCTGTGCGAAGTCGTGTTGGCATCGTGTTCCAGTTCCCTGAACATCAATTGTTTGAAGAAACGGTTGAGAAAGATATCATGTTTGGCCCTATGAACTTTGGGGTGGCGGAAGAAGAAGCCCGCCGACGTGCACATGAGCTAGTCGGTCTGCTCGGTCTACCTGAAAACACCTTACACAAGTCACCTTTTGATTTGTCAGGTGGTCAGATGCGTCGAGTCGCTATTGCAGGCGTATTAGCTATGGACCCCGATGTACTTGTACTCGATGAGCCAACAGCTGGATTAGACCCTCGTGGGCGCAAAGAAATCATGAATCTGTTTGCCCGTCTCCATCACGAAAAAAACTTAACAACCGTGCTGGTCACACACAGTATGGAGGATGCCGCACGTTATGCGGACCGCATTGCAATTATGCATAGTGGACGCTGTGTGGTGGAAGGTACACCTCAAGAAGTTTTTACGCAAGACGAGTTGTTACACGATTTCCGATTAGAGCTTCCGCAGTCCGTAAAACTGCAACGCAAAGTTGAAGCAATGACAGGTCACACATTCCCGACACTTTATCTGACAGAGGAGACGCTTGCCGAAGCACTAGCAGCGTACTTCGATCAGGGGAAGGAGGGCCTTCCTGATGCTTGA
- a CDS encoding energy-coupling factor ABC transporter ATP-binding protein, which produces MTTVVKLQDVSYTYPSEEIIKPAVAQVSFSVAQGEWIAIVGHNGSGKSTMAKLINGLLFPSEGSVELFGRPLTEETLWESRSQLGMVFQNPDNQFVGATVQDDVAFALENNGIPYEQMVERVESALQQVQMADFINQEPHHLSGGQKQRVAIAGAIAMQPKLLILDEATSMLDPQGRREVIQTLQMLRETSDVTVLSITHDLEEAMLADRVVVMNGGEKFLEGRPEAVFANREQITKLGLDLPFAANVANLLRIHGMAVPPSIMSQQELVDALWTLNSKK; this is translated from the coding sequence ATGACAACAGTGGTAAAGCTTCAGGACGTATCCTATACGTATCCTTCAGAAGAAATAATCAAGCCTGCTGTAGCGCAAGTCTCATTTTCTGTGGCACAAGGGGAATGGATTGCGATTGTCGGCCATAACGGTTCCGGCAAATCTACGATGGCTAAGTTGATAAATGGATTGCTATTTCCGAGCGAAGGATCTGTGGAGTTATTTGGTCGTCCACTAACTGAGGAAACACTTTGGGAGAGTCGCTCACAGTTAGGTATGGTTTTTCAAAACCCAGACAATCAATTTGTAGGAGCGACTGTACAAGATGATGTGGCATTTGCACTTGAGAACAATGGGATCCCCTATGAACAAATGGTGGAGCGAGTAGAATCAGCGCTCCAGCAGGTCCAGATGGCCGATTTCATCAATCAAGAGCCTCATCATCTATCGGGAGGTCAAAAGCAGCGTGTAGCCATAGCAGGGGCTATTGCAATGCAACCGAAACTACTTATTCTAGATGAAGCAACTTCCATGTTGGATCCTCAAGGGCGACGAGAAGTGATTCAGACGCTTCAAATGCTACGAGAAACATCCGATGTCACCGTTTTGTCCATCACACATGATCTAGAAGAAGCGATGCTTGCAGATCGTGTGGTCGTGATGAACGGCGGCGAAAAGTTTTTAGAAGGTCGACCAGAGGCTGTCTTTGCGAACCGCGAACAGATCACAAAACTGGGTCTTGATTTACCATTTGCTGCGAACGTCGCTAACTTACTGCGCATACATGGTATGGCTGTGCCACCTTCAATCATGTCACAACAAGAATTGGTGGATGCCTTATGGACATTAAACTCCAAAAAGTAA
- the rplQ gene encoding 50S ribosomal protein L17 codes for MGYRKLGRTSSQRKAMLRDLTTDLIINERIQTTEARAKELRSVVEKMITLGKRGDLHARRQAAAYIRNETAVKTDEEGNETSVYALSKLFDDVAPRYADRQGGYTRIMKMGPRRGDGAPVVVIELV; via the coding sequence ATGGGTTACCGCAAACTTGGACGTACAAGTTCTCAGCGTAAAGCGATGTTACGTGACTTAACTACTGACCTAATCATCAACGAGCGTATTCAGACAACTGAAGCACGTGCTAAAGAATTACGTTCTGTAGTTGAGAAAATGATCACATTAGGAAAGCGTGGCGATCTTCATGCTCGCCGTCAAGCTGCTGCTTACATTCGCAACGAAACAGCTGTGAAAACAGATGAAGAAGGCAATGAAACATCAGTATACGCTTTATCTAAACTATTTGATGATGTAGCACCACGCTACGCAGATCGTCAAGGTGGTTATACACGTATCATGAAAATGGGTCCACGTCGTGGAGACGGCGCACCAGTAGTAGTGATTGAATTAGTGTAA
- a CDS encoding DNA-directed RNA polymerase subunit alpha: protein MLEIEKPKIETIEINEDAKFGKFVVEPLERGYGNTLGNSLRRILLSSLPGAAVTSIQIDGVLHEFSTIEGVVEDVASIIMNVKKLALKIYSDEEKVIEIDVKGEGAVTAADITHDSDVEILNPELYIATISKNGHLRMRLYANRGRGYTPADQNKREDLPIGVIPIDSIYTPVSRVNFQVENTRVGQSTNFDKLSLDVWTDGSTGPKEAISLGAKILTEHLNIFVGMTDEAKTAEIMVEKEEDQKEKVLEMTIEELDLSVRSYNCLKRAGINTVLELANKSEDDMMKVRNLGRKSLEEVKAKLDELGLGLRKED, encoded by the coding sequence ATGCTGGAAATCGAAAAACCAAAGATTGAAACGATAGAAATCAATGAAGATGCGAAATTTGGCAAATTTGTTGTTGAGCCGCTTGAACGTGGGTATGGAAATACTTTGGGGAATTCACTACGCCGCATTCTTCTGTCTTCTTTACCAGGAGCAGCAGTAACGTCTATTCAAATTGATGGTGTCCTTCACGAGTTCTCAACTATTGAGGGCGTTGTTGAAGATGTAGCATCTATCATTATGAACGTGAAAAAACTAGCTCTTAAAATCTATTCCGATGAAGAAAAAGTAATCGAAATTGATGTTAAAGGTGAAGGAGCAGTAACAGCTGCAGACATCACGCATGATAGTGATGTTGAAATTTTGAACCCTGAACTCTATATCGCAACAATCAGCAAAAACGGACATCTTCGTATGCGTTTATACGCAAACCGAGGACGTGGCTATACTCCTGCTGATCAAAACAAACGTGAGGATCTTCCTATCGGCGTAATCCCGATCGACTCTATTTACACTCCAGTTTCACGCGTTAATTTTCAAGTGGAAAATACTCGTGTTGGTCAATCGACGAACTTCGATAAATTATCGCTTGATGTGTGGACAGATGGCAGCACCGGTCCAAAAGAGGCGATTTCGCTTGGAGCTAAAATCTTAACAGAGCACTTGAACATCTTTGTTGGCATGACAGATGAGGCAAAAACTGCTGAAATCATGGTCGAAAAAGAAGAAGATCAAAAAGAAAAAGTCTTGGAAATGACAATTGAAGAGCTTGATCTTTCTGTACGTTCTTACAACTGCTTGAAGCGCGCTGGAATCAACACGGTTCTAGAACTTGCGAACAAGTCAGAAGACGACATGATGAAAGTACGTAACCTTGGACGCAAGTCACTTGAAGAAGTAAAAGCGAAGTTAGATGAGCTTGGCTTAGGATTACGTAAAGAAGACTAA
- the rpsK gene encoding 30S ribosomal protein S11, which yields MARKQQTRKRRVKKNIESGIAHIRSTFNNTIVTITDMQGNAISWSSAGSLGFRGSRKSTPFAAQMAAETAAKGSMEHGLKTLEVTVKGPGAGREAAIRALQAAGLDVTAIKDVTPVPHNGCRPPKRRRV from the coding sequence ATGGCACGTAAACAACAAACTCGTAAACGTCGTGTGAAAAAGAATATCGAGTCTGGTATTGCTCACATCCGTTCTACATTCAACAATACAATCGTTACGATTACTGACATGCAAGGAAATGCCATTTCATGGTCAAGCGCTGGTTCATTAGGTTTCCGTGGTTCACGTAAATCTACTCCATTCGCTGCACAAATGGCTGCTGAAACAGCTGCAAAAGGTTCAATGGAACACGGTTTGAAAACGTTAGAAGTAACAGTTAAAGGTCCTGGTGCTGGTCGTGAAGCTGCAATTCGTGCACTTCAAGCTGCTGGTCTAGACGTAACTGCTATCAAAGACGTAACTCCAGTTCCACATAACGGTTGCCGTCCACCAAAACGCCGTCGCGTGTAA
- the rpsM gene encoding 30S ribosomal protein S13: MARIAGVDIPRDKRVVISLTYIYGIGKNTAQKVLEAAGVSQDTRVRDLTEDELNKIRESVGAFKVEGDLRREISLNIKRLMEIGSFRGIRHRRGLPVRGQNTKNNARTRKGPRKTVANKKK, translated from the coding sequence ATGGCACGTATTGCTGGTGTTGATATTCCTCGCGATAAGCGCGTTGTAATTTCATTAACATACATTTATGGTATTGGTAAAAACACAGCTCAGAAAGTTTTAGAAGCTGCAGGCGTATCTCAAGATACACGTGTACGCGATTTAACTGAAGACGAGCTTAACAAAATTCGTGAATCAGTCGGTGCTTTTAAAGTTGAAGGAGATCTTCGTCGTGAAATCTCACTTAACATTAAACGTCTAATGGAAATCGGTTCATTCCGTGGTATCCGTCACCGTCGTGGTCTACCAGTTCGTGGACAAAATACGAAGAACAATGCGCGTACGCGTAAAGGTCCTCGTAAAACTGTAGCGAACAAGAAAAAATAA